A window from Acinonyx jubatus isolate Ajub_Pintada_27869175 chromosome E1, VMU_Ajub_asm_v1.0, whole genome shotgun sequence encodes these proteins:
- the ODF4 gene encoding outer dense fiber protein 4 produces the protein MSIQTLAREGGAGKQDGAEGSLAQEESWPADPSGDRQVPGEHPSEPRSISVLPLRWRMTHSSRWVARVLASELSLVAFILLLAMVFSKKWLCLSGSRVYQRWPTNVSARIYTSARLMSMGLLHICKSKSCSSSENGKDSFKLWENHPVFGVARITFCLTLGLGFVFTVWLHLPYLPGLKRLPFFSWIGTILSFFEVTFIFSTLLLFPINLWIFELKRNLSVPIGWSYFIGWLVFVLYVTCAALCHFNHKHFWSVIMNCPSRAASCSNGSSSVQNFPSELGVSHASVKQEEILDPERKKASP, from the exons ATGAGCATCCAAACCCTGGCGAGGGAAGGGGGGGCTGGGAAGCAGGACGGGGCGGAGGGGAGCCTGGCCCAAGAAGAGAGCTGGCCGGCTGACCCCAGCGGTGACAGGCAGGTGCCCGGGGAGCACCCCTCAGAGCCCCGGAGCATCTCCGTGCTGCCCCTGCGGTGGAGGATGACGCACAGCTCCCGCTGGGTAGCGCGGGTGCTGGCCTCCGAGCTCAGCCTCGTCGCCTTCATCCTGCTGCTGGCCATGGTGTTCTCCAAGAAGTGGCTGTGCCTCTCCGGGAGCCGCGTCTACCAGCGCTGGCCCACCAACGTCAGCGCGAGAATCTACACGTCGGCTCGTCTCATGTCCATGGGGCTCCTGCACATCTGCAAATCCAAGAGCTGCTCCAGCTCCGAAAACGGGAAAG ATAGTTTTAAGCTGTGGGAAAATCACCCGGTCTTCGGGGTGGCCCGGATAACCTTCTGCCTGACCCTGGGGCTGGGCTTTGTCTTCACCGTCTGGTTGCACCTGCCGTATCTACCTGGTCTGAAGAGACTGCCCTTCTTTAGTTGGATCGGGACCATCCTGAGCTTCTTTGAAG TTACCTTTATCTTCTCCACCCTCCTGCTGTTCCCTATTAACCTCTGGATCTTTGAGTTGAAGAGGAATTTATCTGTCCCCATCGGATGGAGCTATTTCATAGGCTGGCTGGTGTTTGTCCTGTATGTCACCTGCG CGGCCCTCTGCCACTTCAACCACAAACACTTCTGGAGCGTGATTATGAACTGTCCCAGCCGGGCCGCGTCCTGCAGCAATGGTTCCAGCTCAGTACAGAACTTTCCGAGTGAGCTGGGGGTCTCACACGCCTCGGTCAAGCAGGAGGAAATCCTGGATCCGGAGCGAAAGAAGGCATCTCCGTAA
- the KRBA2 gene encoding KRAB-A domain-containing protein 2 isoform X1, giving the protein MLDNYENVVTRGSFLQLSMMPQKAGNDSPGVSSTSETEMEISNMREKFLTSVTKLVESKSYNSKVFSKEKYFQTIKEVKEAKEKGKKSSRDYRRAAKYDVISVQGTEKLIEAAHRERDRIRYYVHKEELFDILHDTHLNIGHGGRTRMLKELQGKYGNVTKEVIVLYLTLCKQCHQKNPVPKRGLAPKPMPFKDIDSRCQVEVLDMQSNADGEFKFILYYQDHLTKFIILRPLRAKQAHEVVSVLLDIFTILGTPGVLESDSGVEFTNQVVNELNEVWPELKIVCGQHRPGQGQGSLERASRDVKNMIRAWMQSHHSRRWAEGLRFVQLTRNQVFDVSLQQSPYEAMFGCKAKLGLYSSHLPRETVAILQTEEELEIAEKQLESSLWIRQEERTEMGADISDMDEDIDPTPPEPTEPSTSQGAPGLFCW; this is encoded by the exons ATGCTGGACAATTATGAGAATGTGGTCACTCGGG GATCCTTCTTACAGCTCTCCATGATGCCCCAGAAAGCTGGAAATGACTCCCCTGGTGTTTCCAGCACAAGTGAAAcggaaatggagataagtaacaTGAGAGAAAAGTTTCTTACAAGTGTGACAAAGTTAGTAGAAAGCAAAAGTTATAACAGcaaagtattttccaaagaaaagtacTTTCAAACAATAAAGGAAGTCAAAGAAGccaaggaaaaggggaagaagtCATCACGTGACTACCGCCGCGCAGCAAAATATGACGTGATCTCCGTGCAAGGCACGGAGAAGCTAATAGAGGCCGCTCACAGAGAACGTGATCGAATACGGTATTACGTACATAAGGAAGAGTTGTTTGACATTCTTCACGACACACATCTCAATATTGGACACGGTGGGCGGACACGGATGCTCAAGGAGCTACAAGGAAAATATGGGAATGTCACCAAAGAAGTCATTGTCTTGTATCTGACACTCTGTAAACAGTGCCACCAGAAGAACCCAGTGCCCAAGAGAGGTCTTGCACCCAAGCCCATGCCTTTTAAGGACATCGACTCCAGATGCCAAGTTGAAGTACTTGACATGCAGTCAAATGCCGATGGTGAGTTCAAGTTTATTTTGTATTACCAGGACCACTTGACCAAGTTTATCATCTTACGACCGTTAAGAGCTAAACAGGCCCACGAGGTGGTCAGTGTCCTGTTGGATATTTTCACAATTCTCGGTACCCCTGGCGTGTTAGAATCTGACAGCGGCGTAGAGTTCACAAACCAGGTTGTTAATGAGCTCAATGAGGTATGGCCGGAGCTGAAGATCGTCTGTGGTCAGCACCGCCCTGGCCAAGGCCAGGGCTCCCTGGAGCGAGCAAGCCGTGACGTCAAGAACATGATACGTGCCTGGATGCAGAGTCACCACTCACGCCGCTGGGCTGAAGGCCTGCGATTTGTGCAGCTGACGAGGAATCAGGTGTTCGACGTTTCCTTGCAGCAAAGTCCATACGAAGCGATGTTTGGCTGTAAGGCCAAACTCGGCCTGTACTCCTCACACTTACCCCGCGAAACCGTGGCCATCTTACAGACAGAGGAAGAGCTGGAAATTGCGGAAAAACAGCTAGAAAGCAGCCTTTGGataaggcaggaagaaaggactGAGATGGGAGCAGACATATCTGATATGGATGAGGACATCGATCCCACGCCTCCGGAACCTACAGAGCCCAGCACCTCACAGGGGGCCCCAGGCCTCTTCTGCTGGTGA
- the KRBA2 gene encoding KRAB-A domain-containing protein 2 isoform X2, whose product MMPQKAGNDSPGVSSTSETEMEISNMREKFLTSVTKLVESKSYNSKVFSKEKYFQTIKEVKEAKEKGKKSSRDYRRAAKYDVISVQGTEKLIEAAHRERDRIRYYVHKEELFDILHDTHLNIGHGGRTRMLKELQGKYGNVTKEVIVLYLTLCKQCHQKNPVPKRGLAPKPMPFKDIDSRCQVEVLDMQSNADGEFKFILYYQDHLTKFIILRPLRAKQAHEVVSVLLDIFTILGTPGVLESDSGVEFTNQVVNELNEVWPELKIVCGQHRPGQGQGSLERASRDVKNMIRAWMQSHHSRRWAEGLRFVQLTRNQVFDVSLQQSPYEAMFGCKAKLGLYSSHLPRETVAILQTEEELEIAEKQLESSLWIRQEERTEMGADISDMDEDIDPTPPEPTEPSTSQGAPGLFCW is encoded by the coding sequence ATGATGCCCCAGAAAGCTGGAAATGACTCCCCTGGTGTTTCCAGCACAAGTGAAAcggaaatggagataagtaacaTGAGAGAAAAGTTTCTTACAAGTGTGACAAAGTTAGTAGAAAGCAAAAGTTATAACAGcaaagtattttccaaagaaaagtacTTTCAAACAATAAAGGAAGTCAAAGAAGccaaggaaaaggggaagaagtCATCACGTGACTACCGCCGCGCAGCAAAATATGACGTGATCTCCGTGCAAGGCACGGAGAAGCTAATAGAGGCCGCTCACAGAGAACGTGATCGAATACGGTATTACGTACATAAGGAAGAGTTGTTTGACATTCTTCACGACACACATCTCAATATTGGACACGGTGGGCGGACACGGATGCTCAAGGAGCTACAAGGAAAATATGGGAATGTCACCAAAGAAGTCATTGTCTTGTATCTGACACTCTGTAAACAGTGCCACCAGAAGAACCCAGTGCCCAAGAGAGGTCTTGCACCCAAGCCCATGCCTTTTAAGGACATCGACTCCAGATGCCAAGTTGAAGTACTTGACATGCAGTCAAATGCCGATGGTGAGTTCAAGTTTATTTTGTATTACCAGGACCACTTGACCAAGTTTATCATCTTACGACCGTTAAGAGCTAAACAGGCCCACGAGGTGGTCAGTGTCCTGTTGGATATTTTCACAATTCTCGGTACCCCTGGCGTGTTAGAATCTGACAGCGGCGTAGAGTTCACAAACCAGGTTGTTAATGAGCTCAATGAGGTATGGCCGGAGCTGAAGATCGTCTGTGGTCAGCACCGCCCTGGCCAAGGCCAGGGCTCCCTGGAGCGAGCAAGCCGTGACGTCAAGAACATGATACGTGCCTGGATGCAGAGTCACCACTCACGCCGCTGGGCTGAAGGCCTGCGATTTGTGCAGCTGACGAGGAATCAGGTGTTCGACGTTTCCTTGCAGCAAAGTCCATACGAAGCGATGTTTGGCTGTAAGGCCAAACTCGGCCTGTACTCCTCACACTTACCCCGCGAAACCGTGGCCATCTTACAGACAGAGGAAGAGCTGGAAATTGCGGAAAAACAGCTAGAAAGCAGCCTTTGGataaggcaggaagaaaggactGAGATGGGAGCAGACATATCTGATATGGATGAGGACATCGATCCCACGCCTCCGGAACCTACAGAGCCCAGCACCTCACAGGGGGCCCCAGGCCTCTTCTGCTGGTGA
- the RPL26 gene encoding 60S ribosomal protein L26, with protein MKFNPFVTSDRSKNRKRHFNAPSHIRRKIMSSPLSKELRQKYNVRSMPIRKDDEVQVVRGHYKGQQIGKVVQVYRKKYVIYIERVQREKANGTTVHVGIHPSKVVITRLKLDKDRKKILERKAKSRQVGKEKGKYKEETIEKMQE; from the exons ATGAAGTTCAATCCGTTTGTGACCTCCGATCGGAGCAAGAACCGTAAAAGGCATTTCAATGCACCTTCGCACATTCGCAGGAAGATCATGTCCTCCCCTCTTTCCAAAGAGCTACGACAGAAGTACAACGTTCGATCCATGCCCATCCGGAAGGACGACGAAGTACAG GTTGTGCGAGGACACTACAAAGGTCAGCAGATTGGCAAAGTAGTCCAGGTTTACAGGAAGAAATACGTCATCTACATTGAACGAGTACAGCGAGAGAAGGCCAATGGCACAACTGTCCACGTGGGCATCCACCCCAGCAAG GTGGTTATCACCAGACTAAAACTGGACAAAGACCGCAAAAAGATCCTTGAACGCAAAGCCAAATCTCGCCaagtaggaaaggaaaagggCAAATATAAGGAAGAAACAATTGAGAAGATGCAGGAATAA